From a region of the Solanum stenotomum isolate F172 chromosome 2, ASM1918654v1, whole genome shotgun sequence genome:
- the LOC125855417 gene encoding probable BOI-related E3 ubiquitin-protein ligase 2, translating into MALPHHHLQLHIQQQQPHQQQQQSKSYRDLYNNMDGQITTPVVYFNGSNLPEQSQHPPYIPPFQVVGLAPGTADDGGLDLQWNYGLEPKKKRPKEQDFMENNNSQISSVDLLQRRSVSTGLGLSLDNGRLASSCDSAFLGLVGDDIERELQRQDAEIDRYIKVQGDRLRQAVLEKVQANQIQAITYVEEKVLQKLRERDTEVDDINKKNMELELRMEQLDLEANAWQQRAKYNENLINTLKVNLQHVYAQSRDSKEGCGDSEVDDTASCCNGRATDLHLLCRDSKEMKELMTCRVCRTNEVCMLLLPCKHLCLCKECESKLSLCPLCQSTKYIGMEVYM; encoded by the exons ATGGCGCTTCCTCATCACCATCTCCAACTACacattcaacaacaacaaccacatCAGCAACAGCAACAGTCCAAATCTTACAG AGATTTGTACAATAATATGGATGGTCAGATAACAACCCCAGTTGTTTATTTCAATGGCTCTAATCTTCCTGAACAGTCTCAACACCCTCCTTATATACCTCCCT TTCAAGTAGTGGGGTTGGCTCCTGGTACAGCTGATGATGGAGGGTTGGATTTGCAGTGGAATTATGGGTTGGAGCCAAAGAAGAAGAGGCCTAAGGAGCAAGATTTTATGGAGAATAACAACTCTCAAATATCTTCTGTTGATCTGTTGCAGCGGCGATCGGTGTCCACTGGCTTGGGGTTGTCTCTGGATAACGGACGCTTGGCTTCGTCGTGTGACTCAGCGTTTCTAGGGCTTGTGGGTGATGATATTGAGCGAGAATTGCAGAGACAAGATGCTGAGATTGATAGATATATCAAAGTTCAG GGTGACCGCTTAAGGCAAGCTGTTTTGGAGAAGGTTCAAGCTAATCAGATTCAGGCTATCACCTATGTTGAAGAGAAGGTCCTTCAGAAACTTCGCGAAAGAGACACAGAGGTTGACGATATCAACAAGAAAAACATGGAACTTGAGTTGCGGATGGAACAATTGGATTTGGAAGCGAATGCTTGGCAACAGCGTGCCAAATACAATGAGAACTTGATTAACACACTTAAGGTAAATCTACAACATGTTTATGCACAGAGCAGAGATAGTAAAGAAGGTTGTGGTGACAGTGAGGTAGATGACACAGCATCATGCTGTAATGGACGGGCTACAGATCTCCACCTGCTTTGCCGGGATAGCAAGGAAATGAAGGAGTTGATGACGTGTAGGGTCTGTAGAACCAATGAAGTTTGCATGCTATTGTTACCATGTAAGCATCTCTGCCTGTGTAAAGAGTGTGAGAGTAAGCTTAGTCTTTGTCCCTTGTGTCAGTCCACTAAGTATATAGGTATGGAAGTTTACATGTAG
- the LOC125855418 gene encoding uncharacterized protein LOC125855418, translating into MHTKTDSEDTSLAPSSPDNSRPTAYYVQSPSRDSHDGEKTTTSFHSTPVISPMGSPPHSHSSVGRHSRDSSSSRFSGSLKPGSRKILPDAAAGVGGRHHRKGQKPWKECDVIEEEGLLEDDRSSKSLPRRCYVLAFIVGFFILFSFFALILWGASRPQKPKITMRTIKFDHFGIQAGSDATGVATDMISMNATVKFLYRNTASFFGVHVTSSPLDLSYSELTIGSGAMKKFYQSRKSQRVVAVSVIGNKIPLYGGGASLSTPSGATPLPVPLKLNFKLRSRAYVLGKVVKPKFYKTIDCLLTLHPQKMNAAISLKNCTYT; encoded by the exons atgcataCAAAAACTGATTCAGAAGATACGAGCTTGGCTCCTTCATCGCCGGACAATAGTCGACCGACGGCGTATTACGTTCAGAGTCCGTCACGTGACTCTCACGATGGCGAGAAGACAACGACGTCGTTTCACTCTACTCCTGTTATCAGTCCCATGGGTTCTCCTCCTCACTCTCACTCATCCGTCGGCCGTCACTCCCGTGATTCCTCCTCTTCCAGATTCTCCGGCTCCCTCAAGCCTGGATCTCGGAAGATTTTACCCGACGCCGCCGCCGGCGTCGGCGGTCGTCACCACCGCAAAGGGCAGAAGCCCTGGAAGGAATGTGATGTTATTGAGGAAGAAGGGCTACTTGAAGATGATAGATCCAGTAAATCTCTTCCACGTCGTTGCTATGTCCTTGCTTTTATTGTTGGTTTCTTCatccttttctctttctttgctCTCATCCTTTGGGGTGCTAGTCGACCTCAGAAACCCAAAATCACCATGAGG ACCATAAAATTTGATCATTTTGGGATTCAAGCTGGTTCTGATGCTACAGGAGTAGCAACTGATATGATCTCCATGAATGCTACTGTGAAATTCCTTTACCGTAATACTGCATCATTTTTCGGTGTACATGTCACATCATCCCCTCTTGATCTCTCATATTCAGAACTCACAATTGGATCCGGAGCT ATGAAGAAATTCTACCAATCAAGAAAGAGCCAAAGAGTTGTAGCTGTATCAGTTATAGGGAACAAGATTCCATTATATGGAGGTGGAGCAAGTTTGAGCACCCCATCAGGGGCGACGCCATTGCCAGTGCCACTAAAATTAAACTTCAAGCTTCGATCAAGAGCTTATGTTTTAGGTAAAGTGGTAAAGCCCAAGTTCTACAAGACAATTGATTGTTTACTTACTCTTCATCCCCAGAAGATGAACGCTGCAATTTCACTAAAGAATTGTACCTACACTTGA